The genomic interval GCAGTTTGCGCACACCAGGCGGTCGTACGTCATGCGCGTCACCCTTCCTGCGAACTACGTTCTACGGGAACAACGCCTCCGGGTCGGAGAACGTTCCCCTCTCTACTGTGCCAGGTTCCACCGGGCGTCGCCTGTGCGCTGCCGGAGACGGGGTTCACAGGTGGGCACAAAACCGCCCAACCGATACGCAACCCGAACCGGCGCCTGCGCTCGCGCACCCGGTTCGCGTATGGTCACGCTCATCTACCCCCGGCCTACCGTGGTGCATCCGTGATCCGATTCGACAACGTATCCAAGGTCTACCCCAAGCAGACCCGCCCCGCACTCAGGGATGTCTCCCTGGAAGTGGAGAAGGGCGAGTTCGTGTTCCTCGTCGGGTCCTCCGGCTCCGGAAAGTCCACCTTCCTGCGGCTCGTGCTCCGTGAGGAGCGGACCAGCCAGGGCCAGGTGCACGTCCTCGGCAAGGACCTCGCGCGTCTCTCCAACTGGAAGGTGCCGCAGATGCGCCGCCAGCTGGGGACGGTGTTCCAGGACTTCCGGCTCCTGCCGAACAAGACCGTCGCCGAGAACGTGGCCTTCGCGCAGGAGGTCATCGGCAAGTCGCGCGGCGAGATCCGCAAGTCCGTGCCGCAGGTGCTCGACCTCGTCGGGCTCGGCGGCAAGGAGGACCGGATGCCCGGCGAGCTGTCCGGCGGTGAACAGCAGCGCGTGGCGATCGCGCGGGCCTTCGTCAACCGGCCCAAGCTGCTGATCGCCGACGAGCCCACCGGCAACCTCGACCCGCAGACCTCCGTCGGCATCATGAAG from Streptomyces sp. CC0208 carries:
- the ftsE gene encoding cell division ATP-binding protein FtsE — encoded protein: MIRFDNVSKVYPKQTRPALRDVSLEVEKGEFVFLVGSSGSGKSTFLRLVLREERTSQGQVHVLGKDLARLSNWKVPQMRRQLGTVFQDFRLLPNKTVAENVAFAQEVIGKSRGEIRKSVPQVLDLVGLGGKEDRMPGELSGGEQQRVAIARAFVNRPKLLIADEPTGNLDPQTSVGIMKLLDRINRTGTTVLMATHDQNIVDQMRKRVIELEKGRLVRDQARGVYGYQH